The window ACGTGTTTTGGCATTGGAGATTTTATGGTTGCCTTGTTTTTACTATTGAAAACTTTCAGTTCTGGAAAAATGGATGAAGAGGACGCTGTTCGTGTGGATGGGTAAGTCCTGTAACTTTACCAGTTCATAgaaaacattataactaaatatattggTTGCTAAAAAGATACCTTATGAAACTCaaatgtgaaaatgttttttcTGAACATAACCTAGACATTATTTCCTGTGTGTTATATTGGATTCCTTCTAGAAGGACGTTAGCTAAATCCACATCATACATGAAATCTACATAGTGTGACTATCTTTCATAGTTCGACTAAACAAAAACTGTTCATGAGCATAAATACGcaggtatgtgtgtgtgtgtgtgtgtgtgccggtatgttatctttgtattatattaccaaataattagcaaatttgttatgtttttaggAGGCTTGTTCCCTTGCACCAACTCCTAGACTTTATTGAAGGCAATGATGATGCTATAACAAACACACGAGTCAATATAACTTTACTGCCTCCAACAAACGCAACAGATGATATGACTGACGAAGACTCTGGGGATGAAGATAACGTCGAGATAGACAATGTACCTCCAAGCCAAATAAATGCTCCTGCTTTCCTTGAAGTAGTAAATGatgagttgaaaaaaaaaatgtgacAGTAAAAAAACAGTGCGCCTTCCAGAAATTGCTTTTACAGATCAAAGGGCTCACAAAAGAAAGAACACATGCTCTTTGTTTCAAGCTAATAGTACTCAGATgactgaaaagaaaaaaaaggctTTCAATTGGAAAATGAATTGTGATCTAGAAGCAATACTTGAGGAGTGGCCATTGATGACTACGGTTTGCTAACAGAGAAAAAACACCTTTAGAATATTTCGAGTTGTTTTTTGATGAAGATGTGATAAAAATGatggtaaaatatacaaatcaataTGCAGCTAAGAGAAACCGTTTGGGCGATTGTTCAGAGGCGATTGTCACAAAAAGGCAACTACAAAGTGCATAAAATGTGTAGTGCCACTCCATGTTTCATGCTTTTTGCACTATCATACAAAATAAGTGCtcataatataaatgtatctttCTTAAGTGCTTTTAGTTTAAGtattatttcaaaaaccaaattgtatttgtaattaagaACTTTACATGTATTTGGCTGACGTCCTTCCAGAAGGAAGGCCGATTTTAAGAAATATAGAGTTTCCAAAATGGCGAAAACTTAATATCCTGTTTATTTTCATCCTATACTATTAATATAACAAGAATTCGCTTTTTTTCCAAACCGAAAAATAATTCAGCCATATCTGGGTTAAGCTAATTCTTAATGATTAGAATTTCATCATCTATATTAAGAAGTACTTAAGTTAAGGGTTTCAGGCAGTAAGCTTTTATACACCAAAATACTAGACAATCTTCTAAGTTACATACTTTTCCAGTATTTTCTATGAACTGAAGAATAGAGATTGTCGAAAATGTGAAACTAAATAAGATTTGGGCGTTTTAGGGAGCGAGATCACTATGCTTTGCTTCCAACTGTTCAGCCACTTATTAATAAAGCATTAATTAGGTGAGTAATGGTTCCAATACCAAAGGGCTTAAACCTCTGATCATTTCAATGGATATTCCATCTGCACTAAAACCTGAGCTTATTATGCGGTTCATAAGCATAATGATATATATCATAAGCATAATAACATAAGCATATATATCATAAGTATTAACTCTCCCAGCTCTGTTACCTTATTCCCAGTAGCGAGAGGAAATGTTTAGGAAAACCTAATAccagaatatttattgttaatataaaatcttaatGTATCTGTGCACTTATTTTTTCATTGCCCAATATAGAACAGTGATAATTTAAATTCCAAGATGAAAAAGAAAGGTGATGGTGATTCTTTCATTTGAAGCCGGGAGGCACCATTGCTCCGAAGTGTAGTGTGTGCCTTTTTGGTTCTTTTGcatttaaattatgttagaaatatttcagtttatttttcttATGGCCAAACTAAGGGCATTTGTAGCTTTAAGTTATACGTGTTTAGATGACTCTGTCTTGTAAGATAGGGCTcttgcatatatttttaatggttgtCAGATATTGTATATTTGAGTCCCTCCAGGGAGCCCTGTTTCTAGTTATTATTTACCTTCGCTACATAGGCGTATAATTGAAACACGACAACTATATTTTCAGATAAgaaattagtaatataaatttctCATATACATCACATCAATCCAAGGTGTATTAGAGACAACATCGAAACATTTGCCGATATCAACCTCTCCAAGTTGGTCGAGACAAATTTTTCCCTGGGTTTAGTCTTAACTCATGAAATATCGCACAAGACAAGCTTCTGATCAgtgataagttttttatttttattgaagataTTAGAAGTGTGTACCACTCCTAAATTTAGAATTAGATTCTTAGTGTAGCCTAAACTAAATCTATATGTGTACCCAAGCTCTCAATCTTGGTTCTTTTACCATCTCTTCCAGATCCACATCCTGAAAGATCTTATCAAGATACTTCGTATCTGCTTTCTTGAAATCGtagctataaaaattaaaatcatatagcaCAAATAACCGAATAATATCGAGCGTTTGGTCaataaaaaagaattcaaaagCTCAAGCTGGATTAAGGAAAAATAAGTTATCTATATGCTGAAATACAAACACACAGTCATTTGtttgatggaaggattgtgaaggaaacaggatttttccggacgtttggcatcgttcagtgattcAAAAAATTCACAGTTTCATGCTTCTGATTACATTAACACATTGACAGCACCGCAGATATACCTAGGAAGATTCTCCACATTGAGGAGTTCCAGAATCATTACAAAACAAGATCAACTGCTTATTGAAATGGAAAAGAGCTTTTTGACTCATATACTTTCTCTCGATAATTCTATGATAGAGCCAGTGAAAGATCCCCTTGCCTCACTCAACATGAAGCGTCATAAAACCACCGTCATAACCAGGGCGACCATTATAGCCATGCACAAGGTTTGTGTCAACAAGaaggtatatataatttatggatGATTCTATATTCTATATTTGCAGAGCTTATATGATTTCACTAGCTTCTCTTATGTGAGAAATGTTTGCGCCCGGGTTTACATCAGCCATAACCCCATTTCCTACAAACTCCTCATTAAGAAATGCAAAAGGGAATCCCCATTCAACAACACTTTACTCATTGAGCCTTTCTGAGATTTGTAATCAGTTCCTCTACAGACCTAGTACTGCTATTGGCGCTAGAGCCCCTTCCTTCTATATTAGTGTTACATGTAATATTACGAGAAAAGATTTCTTTACCTGTATTTGGATAAGGTTACGCTACACTAATATAGctgatattttacagatattttttcCATTCATAAATTGAAACACATTATtgtgtaatttacaaatatttatttcttattgagTACCTCAAAgcgatttataaatttaattgttctgGTACATGGCAAAGAACACAAAGTTGcatctatattttatttacgcTTTCTCCTATTTGGATTTTTTCCCCCAATTATGTACGAGCTGCACAGTTACCATAAGAATTAGTATCCATATTTCCAAAAAACGCCATAGATTTCTATATTAGAGGATACGTCACCACACATACTTGGTGATTTTAAGTTATCTAAGTTACAGCTATTTGCATTACTGGACTCACCAACTGCATATCTTCCCAGAGGAGGTGTAATTCTATCTTTTGCAAAAAGTCTGCAAGGCTtctcagtaaaaatattacataattcacTCATTGAAGAACGAATTCCTGGTATAATTCTTTTGCAAAAGCTTTCATTACTAAATTTGCCCTTTACCAATACATTTAGCCTCACTCATATCATTATTCCGTTGAACACATCTCAATTCAACCAAGTTTACTTGTTACTTTAGCTGCGGCGTGATTTGTGCCATGAATATAAATGGTACAAcggtttatataaaaatatcaacaaacaaTATGGACAAATGCGAACCGGTACTTCTTTAATAGTACCTGAGTTGTTGCTAATACATAAACAGGCATAGTAAAAACTagaaataacatgtattttaattgaGCTTTAACAGCATAGGCACCATGTTTAACCAATTGAGTCAATGCAGCCCCAGATGCACTAGTTTCTATAAGCTACTTCTACTATCACTTTCAAAAGTTCAAAAGTAGTTGTTAAGAATTTAGTCATCAACATATCTAGAATCGAGTCTTTCCTCTGTCTGCAGAACCGCTGTCTTCAGTTTCGTTATAATATCTGCCACCTCTAACTTAAGCTTCTACAATAGACTTCTACaattattttagcctagtttgtaattatgtattaggttatttctttacctgaagaagagatcggattgcagatctcg of the Homalodisca vitripennis isolate AUS2020 chromosome X, UT_GWSS_2.1, whole genome shotgun sequence genome contains:
- the LOC124368920 gene encoding piggyBac transposable element-derived protein 3-like is translated as MVALFLLLKTFSSGKMDEEDAVRVDGRLVPLHQLLDFIEGNDDAITNTRVNITLLPPTNATDDMTDEDSGDEDNVEIDNVPPSQINAPAFLEVVNDELKKKM